In a genomic window of Streptomyces koelreuteriae:
- a CDS encoding DUF4429 domain-containing protein, which translates to MSRMGDVLAGFHAAWEFESDSVLIRYERGIRTPKLFQALGERRVPLDAIAGVTLTRGKRGTVVLRVEPRPGADPLMEAAAGQLKESGDPYRLVMPAEREVLAEYYADELRGLLTESGPADRFLVEPPKGPLSFKAYDGKASFDGRTVNFRWFWTGASSAKWKAGDQNFPVGELNGVEWRSPEVFEGHLRLLGRDTGSAAAQADQDPAAVVFGLGYGPVHESLPFAAAVLAAVRTSQPVAAVSAAGPRRDPADIAERIRHLGELHQAGLVTDEEFSVKKAELLAEL; encoded by the coding sequence ATGAGCCGCATGGGTGACGTACTGGCCGGATTTCATGCCGCCTGGGAGTTCGAGTCCGACTCCGTGCTCATCCGCTACGAACGGGGGATTCGAACACCGAAGCTCTTTCAGGCGCTCGGGGAACGCCGTGTCCCGCTGGACGCGATCGCCGGGGTGACGCTGACCCGCGGGAAGCGCGGCACAGTGGTGCTGCGCGTCGAGCCGCGACCCGGGGCGGACCCCTTGATGGAGGCGGCCGCCGGGCAGCTGAAGGAGAGCGGTGACCCCTACCGGCTGGTGATGCCCGCCGAGCGCGAGGTGCTCGCGGAGTACTACGCCGACGAACTGCGGGGCCTGCTGACGGAGTCCGGGCCGGCGGATCGGTTCCTCGTGGAGCCGCCCAAGGGGCCGTTGTCGTTCAAGGCGTACGACGGGAAGGCCTCGTTCGACGGGCGGACGGTCAACTTCCGGTGGTTCTGGACGGGGGCGTCGTCGGCGAAGTGGAAGGCCGGCGACCAGAACTTTCCCGTCGGGGAGCTGAACGGGGTGGAGTGGCGCTCGCCCGAGGTGTTCGAGGGGCATCTGCGGTTGCTGGGCCGGGACACGGGGTCTGCTGCGGCGCAGGCCGATCAGGATCCGGCGGCGGTGGTGTTCGGGCTGGGGTATGGGCCGGTGCATGAGTCACTGCCGTTCGCTGCGGCGGTGTTGGCGGCGGTGCGGACGTCTCAGCCGGTGGCTGCTGTGTCTGCGGCTGGGCCGCGCCGTGATCCTGCGGATATCGCTGAGCGGATTCGGCATCTTGGGGAGTTGCATCAGGCCGGGTTGGTGACTGATGAGGAGTTTTCGGTCAAAAAGGCCGAGTTGTTGGCGGAGCTTTAG